A region of Haliotis asinina isolate JCU_RB_2024 chromosome 7, JCU_Hal_asi_v2, whole genome shotgun sequence DNA encodes the following proteins:
- the LOC137291995 gene encoding cysteine-rich, acidic integral membrane protein-like, with product MCKGKLKKNGRGRSLCKHFEKLDEILGSPVKIIENSAIDKTHDDIGTDVSSDTEVGPDAEVSDVTGETEVGPDAEVSGVTGETEVGPDAEVSDVTGDTEVGPDAEVSDVTGDTEVGPDAEVSGVTGDTEVGPDAEVSDVTGETEVGPDAEVSGVTGETEIGPDAEVSDVTGETEVGPDAEVSGVTGETEVGPDAEVSDVTGETEIGPDAEVSDVTGETEIGPDAEVSDVTGETEVGPDAEVSGVTGETEVGPGAEVSDVTGETEVGPDAEVSGVTGETEIGPDAEVSDVTGETEVGPDAEVSGVTGETEVGPGAEVSDVTGDTEVGPDAEVSGVTGETEVGPDAEVSGVTGETEVGPDAEVSGVTGDTEVGPDAEVSGVTGDTEVGPDAEVSGVTGDTEADKKG from the coding sequence ATGTGTAAGGGAAAACTGAAGAAGAATGGTAGAGGCCGTTCACTCTGCAAGCATTTTGAGAAACTTGATGAAATATTGGGATCTCCTGTGAAGATCATTGAAAACTCTGCAATAGATAAAACCCATGATGACATAGGTACTGATGTGTCTAGTGATACAGAGGTTGGTCCTGATGCAGAAGTGTCTGATGTTACTGGTGAAACAGAGGTTGGTCCTGATGCAGAAGTGTCTGGGGTTACTGGTGAAACAGAGGTTGGTCCTGATGCAGAAGTGTCTGATGTTACTGGTGATACAGAGGTTGGTCCTGATGCAGAAGTGTCTGATGTTACTGGTGATACAGAGGTTGGTCCTGATGCAGAAGTGTCTGGGGTTACTGGTGATACAGAGGTTGGTCCTGATGCAGAAGTGTCTGATGTTACTGGTGAAACAGAGGTTGGTCCTGATGCAGAAGTGTCTGGGGTTACTGGTGAAACAGAGATTGGTCCTGATGCAGAAGTGTCTGATGTTACTGGTGAAACAGAGGTTGGTCCTGATGCAGAAGTGTCTGGGGTTACTGGTGAAACAGAGGTTGGTCCTGATGCAGAAGTGTCTGATGTTACTGGTGAAACAGAGATTGGTCCTGATGCAGAAGTGTCTGATGTTACTGGTGAAACAGAGATTGGTCCTGATGCAGAAGTGTCTGATGTTACTGGTGAAACAGAGGTTGGTCCTGATGCAGAAGTGTCTGGGGTTACTGGTGAAACAGAGGTTGGTCCTGGTGCAGAAGTGTCTGATGTTACTGGTGAAACAGAGGTTGGTCCTGATGCAGAAGTGTCTGGGGTTACTGGTGAAACAGAGATTGGTCCTGATGCAGAAGTGTCTGATGTTACTGGTGAAACAGAGGTTGGTCCTGATGCAGAAGTGTCTGGGGTTACTGGTGAAACAGAGGTTGGTCCTGGTGCAGAAGTGTCTGATGTTACTGGTGATACAGAGGTTGGTCCTGATGCAGAAGTGTCTGGGGTTACTGGTGAAACAGAGGTTGGTCCTGATGCAGAAGTGTCTGGGGTTACTGGTGAAACAGAGGTTGGTCCTGATGCAGAAGTGTCTGGGGTTACTGGTGATACAGAGGTTGGTCCTGATGCAGAAGTGTCTGGGGTTACTGGTGATACAGAGGTTGGTCCTGATGCAGAAGTGTCTGGGGTTACTGGTGATACAGAGGCTGACAAAAAGGGATAA